Sequence from the Zeugodacus cucurbitae isolate PBARC_wt_2022May chromosome 5, idZeuCucr1.2, whole genome shotgun sequence genome:
AAacgaaatgttttcaaaaaataaatcatcTTAAAAATATCTTCATCTTCTTGGTAATTTTTACGTGTTCAAAAGACTCCAAAACCATTACTTCGTTTTAAAAGTTTTCTTAACTAGTtacttattcttcttcttcttttgcttCTACATTGTAGTcaagtatttttaataataactgcTTTGTGGCACAATAAAGGCTTCTGCATGGGTTGGTATTGCAGACGGAGGAATGTGATGCCTTCCCATTaaattactgttttttttttgtggatgtactttactttacttatcTATTCTGGTATTTCATTCACATGCATATAAAGATGCACACACAATTCGCCAAAACAGCCATAACACTAATTTTTCTACTTAACGAGGATTAAAGACTTGTTCAGTTATTACGTTTTGTGAAACAAACTACGTATGTGCGTGTCAGAATTTCTAGCTCCAGACATCGGCGGAATAGCGTTTCTGGGCTTCCATTTTCTTAAGATATTGCACAGCATCAGCTTCGCTCATATTGCCTTTGGTCACAAGtattttcactaaaatatttCGAACATCGACGGCCATATTTTTGGCATCactgcaaaacaaaaattttcatttagagcagcataaataattgaatttaattttataaggtGGCTGATAATTTACCCGCAAATGTAAAAGTGTCCCTTATTCTCTCCTATCACGTTCCAAATCAAGTCGGCGtccttttcaattaaatgtgtaACATAGACTTTTTCATTTTGATCACGTGAAAAGGCGGTTTTCATGGTCAACGAGCCCTTCTTAATGAATTCCTCTAGTTCCTAAAGAGCAAATCCAAAATTATAGTTACATCACAAGCAGAAAATAGCTCAAGACATACCTCTTCATAAATGTAGTCCTCACTTCGCTTTCTGCAACCGAAATATAAAATAGATTCGCCCACATTTTTGCCTTCATCGCGTAGATGTTGACGCTCTTGAATGAATCCACGGAATGGAGCCAAGCCTGTGCCCGGTCCAACCATAATAATGGGTATTTCTGGTTTCGTGGGTAGCCTGAATTGTGACTTGCGTATAAATACCGGCACGCGTACATCCTCGTCGCCGGGTTGTTTCTTTTTCAAGTATGTGGTGGCTACGCCATTATTTACGCGTCCAGTTGGTGTTTTGTACTGCACCAAAACAGCTGTTACATGCACATAATTTGGATGCAACTGAAATAATTATGAtacattatattttgtattcagATGCATTTATAATATAGCAAGTATTACCTTGGAAGACGATGATATAGAATAGTAGCGGGGTTGCAGACGAGGCAACAACTCACATATATGATCTATAGGTGGTCTGCACGACTTGATATCCTCCAAGATGTGCACAATATTACGGCAGGCATCTTGAATCCAGCTTTGGTATTTTTCCTTGCCTTCCGGTGTGATTGAAGACATGCTTCGTAAGAACTCTTTATCGGCCTCATCGGTACAATACTCGGCCAATTCCTTTAGAATATGTGTTCTCGGTATGGCAGTAATTTCCAAGTAATGTTTCAAAGCAGTACGATAAGTGGTGGGACAGGGGAAGGGGTGTTTCTTACTACTATCCGTATCTGTATTGATGAGCGAGAATACCGTGTCGAGATCAGCATTGCAGAGTTTGCCCAATTTCTCCACCAGTTCGGTGTCATTAATCGGGTACATGGCAACGTGATCTCCGGCATCGTATCGCATTTTAGAACCGCTAATATCCAACTCGATGTGCATACATGAGCGATCGCCTCCTTTATGTAACTCACGGTTCACAATGATGGGTGCAAGGAATGGATTTTTGGCATCAAATGGAGGACGTTGATTTTGTAACGAGTGCAAGCGAGCAATTTCGCCAGTATAAATACGATCAGGTTGTACATTGGGTTGCTCCAGTAGGCGATATTGGCGCATAAGCACTTCCTCGCCGCCTCCCTCAATTCCAAAGAAATCACAAACAGCTGGCCAGAAACGATCTTTCCATGTAATGAAGTCATCCTCAATGCTGCAAGAGATTTCATTTTGAAAGTGTCATTAACATAACAATGACTTCATTTAGAAATATTATTGCACAAATCACTTACTTTGCATCGTCATCGCCAAGGCCAAGTTCGAAGACACGTGTAGCTCCAAGCTCTTCCAAACGTTGATCCACATAGATTGCCATTTTGTTATAATGCTCATAAGTTTTATTACCAAGGCCGAAAACCTGTATATtcaatgtataaaaataatgccaaacattataaatatttctcgaATAGTAAAAG
This genomic interval carries:
- the Cpr_1 gene encoding NADPH--cytochrome P450 reductase isoform X1, which codes for MSAEKIEEIPVGDEPFLGTLDIAILVALIAGATWYFMRSRKKEEEPIRSYSIQPTTVSTTMSSDNSFIKKLKASGRSLVVFYGSQTGTGEEFAGRLAKEGIRYRLKGMVADPEECDMEELLQLKDIPNSLAVFCLATYGEGDPTDNAMEFFEWLSNGDADLNGLNYAVFGLGNKTYEHYNKMAIYVDQRLEELGATRVFELGLGDDDANIEDDFITWKDRFWPAVCDFFGIEGGGEEVLMRQYRLLEQPNVQPDRIYTGEIARLHSLQNQRPPFDAKNPFLAPIIVNRELHKGGDRSCMHIELDISGSKMRYDAGDHVAMYPINDTELVEKLGKLCNADLDTVFSLINTDTDSSKKHPFPCPTTYRTALKHYLEITAIPRTHILKELAEYCTDEADKEFLRSMSSITPEGKEKYQSWIQDACRNIVHILEDIKSCRPPIDHICELLPRLQPRYYSISSSSKLHPNYVHVTAVLVQYKTPTGRVNNGVATTYLKKKQPGDEDVRVPVFIRKSQFRLPTKPEIPIIMVGPGTGLAPFRGFIQERQHLRDEGKNVGESILYFGCRKRSEDYIYEEELEEFIKKGSLTMKTAFSRDQNEKVYVTHLIEKDADLIWNVIGENKGHFYICGDAKNMAVDVRNILVKILVTKGNMSEADAVQYLKKMEAQKRYSADVWS
- the Cpr_1 gene encoding NADPH--cytochrome P450 reductase isoform X2; protein product: MLIRLGARRWRNVLPSCASLERPRHYQSSVALDNLCNNKIDLTLKTLQLRVFGLGNKTYEHYNKMAIYVDQRLEELGATRVFELGLGDDDANIEDDFITWKDRFWPAVCDFFGIEGGGEEVLMRQYRLLEQPNVQPDRIYTGEIARLHSLQNQRPPFDAKNPFLAPIIVNRELHKGGDRSCMHIELDISGSKMRYDAGDHVAMYPINDTELVEKLGKLCNADLDTVFSLINTDTDSSKKHPFPCPTTYRTALKHYLEITAIPRTHILKELAEYCTDEADKEFLRSMSSITPEGKEKYQSWIQDACRNIVHILEDIKSCRPPIDHICELLPRLQPRYYSISSSSKLHPNYVHVTAVLVQYKTPTGRVNNGVATTYLKKKQPGDEDVRVPVFIRKSQFRLPTKPEIPIIMVGPGTGLAPFRGFIQERQHLRDEGKNVGESILYFGCRKRSEDYIYEEELEEFIKKGSLTMKTAFSRDQNEKVYVTHLIEKDADLIWNVIGENKGHFYICGDAKNMAVDVRNILVKILVTKGNMSEADAVQYLKKMEAQKRYSADVWS